The genomic window GTACACAACGCAAGAAGAAGATCATAAAgtgaattataataatatatgtacacgtaataataataacaataataataataataataataatacaattctCTTGACCATATTCCAGTAACCACAAATGACTAAGTTTGTTTGGATAGAGCCCACAACCAACCACCCTTGACCACTTCTTCacctctctttctctccataataataataataataataataatatacactAAGAACGTACACCACCCCATCATTCTCATGCATGACATCTTTCCCCAAACAAATGCCATTGTCTCTTCTTCTATATAAACCAACacctcactcactcactcactcactcatggtctcaacaaataaacaaagaaatcaaacacAAGTAGTAATtagcaatgaagaagaagaacatggCAGTAATAGTGTTGTTAGCTTGTGCTTATGATCTCCTCTTAATCCTCAGCCTTGCTGCTGCCAATGTCCAAAATGGCTTAACTACAGAATGTCTCGACGGTggtaatgataatgataatggtaatggtaatggtaatgttTCTTCCATTCCTACTCTTCAGTTAAAATTTTACCAAAAGTAGTTGTCCTCAAGCTGAAGATATAGTTTTCGCCGGAGTTCAACAAGCTGTCTCCGGTGATCCTCGCATGGCCGCTTCCCTCCTCCGTCTTCATTTCCATGACTGCTTTGTTCTTGTAAGCTAGCTCCCTTAATATCTTCatcttaataattaataattactaattacctcatttttttgtttttcactttaaataattaaattaaaatattacaaaattagtattaaatattaacattaccttgatgataaaaaaatactgCTTAGCTAATaatgcaattttatttattatttttattatttttttgtagggATGTGATGCATCTGTTCTGCTTGATGATACACAAAACTTGGTAGGAGAAAAAACAGCCGGACCGAACCAGAATTCATTGAGAGGGTTCGATGTAATTGATTCAATCAAGTCCGAACTTGAGTTAACATGTCCTCAAACTGTATCATGTGCTGATACCTTAGCCATTGCAGCAAGAGACTCTGTACTACtggtacataatttttttaaaaaaatttctactaattaaattcatatattaaaatttcttaattaactttaattgaattattatattcttcatttttcttttcttttcctttctattCTTAATGCCATAGTggtaatatataataatagaaagaaaggaGGGCAAAATGATAATTTCCGCAACATTGCTattatgtgtgtatttataaaTACCACAAAATTTcctatttgttttcttttgggattaTTGTGATGATGACGTGGACCCAGTCAGGAGGGCCCACGTGGGAGGTGGAGATGGGAAGGAAGGACAGCAGAACAGCAAGCCTTAACGGAGCAAACAATAACATACCGGGTCCAAATTCCACACTAACAATTCTTATCAACAAGTTCAACAACGTTGGTCTTTCCTCCAAAGACATGGTTGCCCTttctggtattttttttttcttattattttccaCTTTTTAACCATTATTATTCCTCACTTTATTATTCAACTCaatcacacacacatatatatggaACAATCAATCTATTTTCAGATTATCTAAAACTTaatcacatattaatatatatatatatatatatatataggagcaCATACCATTGGAAAAGCAAGGTGTGCGACGTTCACCGGAAGACTCTCCGGCAGTAACAACGCTGGCGAACCTCCGATCACTAACACCGAGTTCATCCAATCACTACAACAACTTTGCACCGGCGGTAGCTCGACATTGGCCACCCTTGACTTGACCACTCCGGCCACCTTTCGACAATAACTATTACTCCAACATCCTCTCCGGCCAAGGCCTTCTACCGTCCGACCAAGCCCTTTTGACCGACAATGCTGATATCGCCCTCCTTGTTGAAGCCTATGCCATGGATCCATTTGCATTCTTCGATGACTTTACTAAGGCTATGGTTAACATGGGAAGGCTTGGTATGGCCGGAGAGGACTCCGGTGAGGTTCGGAGGAATTGCAGGTTTGTCAACCAGTAGTAGAAGTAGTAAAGATGAATCAAGTCTAGTTCTAAGTCCAGGTCTATGTTTATGTGTGCctatgtttgtttgttgtaaCTTGTAAGACTAGTGAAAATGTttctagggtttggtttaggGTTTGCATTAGGGTTGGGTTTGTGATGAATAAAGATGCATGGTACTTACTATTTAGGGTTTGTTGAAGGTTTGTAGATGTGAAATTTGGAAGTCAATATAATAAACCCATAACATGTTATatcatgattatatatatatatatatatatatatctaaatgtgtgtgtgtgtaggaGGGTATATAAGGAAAAAATTAGGGGTATATATGTAAGTTTGGCATCTAAAATGTGATATGCTATGTAGGGTTCGGTGAATTAATATCACACAAAAACATGTGGTACAAGGGTAAATATGATTACAGTGAAACCCTAATAACATCAAAATTTATATGTGCAAATAAGTGTTTTATGGGGGTAGATAAGCAAAAACTTTAGGGGGgtgtatatatgtaattttgaCATCTTAAATGTATACAGTATGGTGAATCAGGTTGCATGGATGGggctatatatatagaaaatgacatatatagcCCTAAGTAAGTGAAAAATTACATCACATATTAACAAGGACGGTAAAGTTTTAATTCTAATTAGAAAAGTAAACTCTAACACTGAAAAGTACATCTTTGCAAATAAAGGTTTGATGGGAATAAAAGCAAAACCATAGGGGTAAGAATGTAATTTCAGCACAATGAATGCATGGCATGTTTGAACAATACACCACCCTCTACAGATGTACTTGATAAATACATATAAACAAGATACTAAGATTTACAATTAATTAGAACTATAGTTCAGATTTTTCAGATGCAGATTAGAACAAAGATGAGATATTTTTCgatattatgaatattttttatcgCTCGAAGAATAAGTAAAGTTTAATCACACCAAATGTAAAATCAGAAAAGCGAAAAGATTCAAATCAGTAAAAAGTTTGTATACTTTATTTCATATGCATCAGTGAAAAACCATGACAACATTTCATTTCTGAAAAGTGAGAACATCACACAAAAAGAAGTATGATAGACAATTTCAGATAAATGAAATCATCTACTGAAATTTACTTTCATAATATCTTCATAAAACTTACAGTTTTAATCTTATTCATGTCTGATTGGTTTGACGATGATACCATCTTTAACTTCAATGATAGAGAACTTTTGGTTTctgcagtaaaaaaaaaaagaaggtgaAAATGTTATAATGCATAAATTGCAATTGCAATGTAACAGAAAAATCATGAAACTGAAGATTACCTTCTTTCAGCAATTCTCGACATTGCTGATTTTGATGAAGCCATGCACAATTTAAAGGACAAAAGTAGGCATTCAGTGAATCTAATCCGAAAGTATACCCAGTTTACACAAAGCGAGCTTTATGTCACTGCTGCCGCAAGCGCTCCCAGTTCTAATTATGTTTGGGCTGTCAAAAGCGACGACGTCCTGTAAAGGATAGCCTCTGTTTGCATGTAGTTCTTTATGTTCAGTGTTGTGGCACAATGTGCTTAGTATGACAGTTTTATGAACTCCACCAAGAAAACCCTCGTAATCTGAATCACCATTTTCTCCAACAAATATCACCATGTTTGACAATTCTATGCCCCATCGAACATATAAATACCTGAAAGCATTCGCAATAAATGAAAGATTTTATCTAAATTATGCTGGTCAGAGCTAGAAAACCGATATCGGTGCATTGATTCGTTACTAGTTCAATGGTATcataattttaaacataaagTGTATGACAAAGGCACCTGAGCGCTTGAGGCCGAGAAGCCAGAACAGGAATGAAATGCAATTTAGTTCCATCATGACTATATATCACGTTACATCGTAGTGCCTGAGTTCTCATCATCTTTCGAATTTCCTTTGAAGAAGGAGCCTGTTgtcaaaagaaaatcataaatccaCATATTGAACTTGTCACAAAGCAAAATTTTAATTCTTAAGCTTCAAACTTTTTGCAGTTGGcataaaaaaggaaaagtgTTTTACCAAAGATGGGTTTCTGACTTCAAATGCATGGCAGTATGAAGCCGAACGCTGTTTGTCTTCAATAACAACCTGTTCTTCAACTTCCCCTTTCTTGTCCACAACTGTAGCAGCCCAACGAATTAAAGTCTTTCTTAAACCATCTCCGCCCCAGCGGAACTCAATCTGTGAATTATAATCCAAGTCGAGGTCAAAAGGCAAGTCAAAAGGGCTAAGCAGGTCCTCAGAGTTTGCCGATGGGTAGTAGAGCTCGCTGCCGCTATTGCATATAAAAGCATCAAAATCAGTAGCAGGAATGCCTCCCAACATAAGGACCGAGTGGATTTCGGATATTGTCAATGCCGTAGATAGAACAAAGCCTATAGAACCTGATATTCTATCTTCACAAGCAGCATCAAAAATGCTTTTCACAGCCTCAATGAAATCAGTTTCAGTGTCTGTGTCGACAGCAATGACAAAGATGTGTTTTCTCCTCCTTCAAAATAGGCAGTTTACTGGCATTACTCTTCTCTTCAATTTTCTTCGAAAAATCGATCTTATTCATGATATCTAAGGTGTTACCAAGGCTTCCACTATCTTCAGCTTTTTCACCATCTACTGAAAGCTTTAGGTTCAATGATAGATCTTGTATATCCCTCAGAGAGTCACCAGGTGACTCCGACTCTGAATTTTCAAACAGATCATAACTTCTTCGCCATCGAGGTTGTCTCGGTCTGCAGGTTGCAATGCGAGATAAGTAAGTCTTACAATGTTCTGGCCAAGAGAATAAGTGAATATTCTTCAGTCCATTCTGTCGGCACTGTGCCCAGAGGTTCTTATCAGCAACAAGCTTCAGAAGTGCATCAGCAATGGCATGCTGATCATGGGGATCAACAAGGAGACCATTGTCAAGAACCTAGCGTGCGGCACAATAAAAAGGAAGATTAAGATTCATACAAACTCATACATTTTATACAGAAACTCCTAGGGAAATAACTAAAGTACAGAACGAGTTCTtctcaataatataaaaaataaaataaaatgtaattaaCAAGTACGAACCCGGTGTATATCAACAGGACCTCCATTCTTTGTGGCTACTATAGGCAGACCATGTGCCGCAGCCTGTTCCAGTTGGCAATGTAGAACCACAAAATTAGGAAATAATTAATCACACATGACAAGAATAAAGCACAAAAAATAATGGAAGTAAATTATCACCTCAATCAATGTAAGACCAAATGGTTCAATGAAAGCGGGATTGATGAAAACACCCTGGAAAACAAAGGCAAAAGTCAAACATTTGTTTCAAGCATTGACCTAGAAGCTAATTATCCAAaatggataatgaagaagaaatgagaaaCAAACACTCAAGAAAAGTCATATTTATTAGGGTTACACTTCCAGCCAAACTCATTCACACTAGATAGTAACCATATGACACTTTCTACcctttaaaattttcatgaattCACTAAGTAACATAACTGCTTTTGTAGTCATGATTGTGAGTAGCAAAAGTGACAAATGAAGTATGTACAAATTTGTACTTTTTCAGCAACGGAATCAGGGAAATATTTTGATGTTCTTCATAATTTTCCgaggctaattttttttttcagctaaAGTATCTGATGCAAAGCAATGACTACACACATGTACATAAATGCAACATCAGATTAATGTATCCTCATGCAACTTGGGACCATCAATAGATATGCATGTGATTTATCAGTTAAAAAAAATCGGACATTAagcaatataaaattttaaggtTATTGGGAGAACCTTAACTCAAAATAATGGAGGCAATTACAATGATCGGTTATCATAAGATGAATTATAAAATACCTGACAATATACATGTTAATATAATGAAGTAATTTAATGTTTCAAAAGCAGTTTGTTATTGGATTCATGAAAGAGGGCACCTTGGTCTTTGCTGCTAGACGATAAATTTCAGGAACATCAGATTGCTTGTGGTGCTTAGGATATGCAACTTGACCATATAGATCATACTTGTCAATCATTTTGAGGATAGAAGTAAGCATAGATGCATTTGTAGTTGACATTTCATCAATATCCTCACGATTCCCCATAATCAATGTCTGCAACATTTACAAGTAATGTGAAGAAGAGGGCTAAAACCTCTTTGCAACACTTTCAAAACAACAATTATCCTAAAGCACTGAAGACTATAATATCAGGTATGGTAAATAGAATCAAGCAAAAACCATAAGTTAAAATCAACTCACAAGATTTGCAAGCTCCCTCAAAGGACGACATTCACCAAAAGCCTTCACTAGTGTAATGAGGTTCTTTTTGGGATCAGGTCGAGCAAGAGCAAGAATCATAGGCTTGCGGGGGTTTGAAAAGAAGCGCATTATCTGTGAAATTTGAAATAACTGAGACATGCATATCAACAAAAAGCGGACAACCAAGAACAGAACACCTTAATTGCCTTTTGCAGTGCAATAATATAGATGATTTAAATTAGAAGAATAATATCATTATTGATAAATAGCTcatagagaaaataaaaaatacaaataaaacctCAAACCAAATAGGTGGATCTGGTGTAGCAGGGCTTTCTTCATTTCcctccacatcatcatccatgtcTGTATCATGTACAACAATATGGTGGAACTCCATACCAGGAGGAATTATCTGCAAATGTCAAAAAGTCTCAAGTAACAAACAGCCAGAATCGAACTGAAAAATAACAGTAGAATAATTTGATCTGCAGGCATAAGCTGTGTATGCAGTATTTTACATTTGATCTCATGCTCTATGGAAATGTCAAGTAGCACAGATTCCATAACgcagttaaaaaataatttgatgagATATACTCACACACATTCGTGGCATGAAACGCCCATGACAGCTGACTCCACGCTTGATTCTAGCTCGCAACTTACGGTCAAGGATCACATCAAAGCCATCATACAACTGCCATTGCTCGTCTATCTCCTGCCTTGtacttgtaataataatatcagaAGAATCAAGAGCAAGTTCCTCTGCCTCAATCCGACGCATTATTTTGTAAGTTGCATTTATTTCTTCCCTTGTTTGGCGCCCTTGTCTCAAAAGTTGATCCAATTTATCCCTACCAAGGGAATGGCCAGTGAATAGCATAGGCACATTCAGTGCCCCAGAGAGTAATGCAGCTGAGTCACCTGCATCAGCATAATGACCATGAATGGCAACAGGCCATACAGGTTCGCCACCACCAATTTGTTCACCTAAAACTTTAGACATCTGCAAGATATGGCTTAAAGCACCATCAACAAATTCTTGAATGTGTGGCCAAAGTAGTTCTTTAGgaatatatttatcttttggCCCAAATGGTATGCGGACAATATATGCACCACTGCTCTCTCCCAGCTCATGCACAAGACTTTCAGGGTTTCTGGGGGCTAACATCTCTGTTGGTTCTCCATAACTCCAATCTACATCTGGTGCCAATATTTGCCGGGTCAAGAGATCAACCCGATAAACTCCAGGCATTGCGGCCAAAGCCCTTGCAAGTTCTACGACATACTTGACCTTGCAAAAGTTAAATATGGAGGTGGCATCTCAtagataatgaaaagaaaatgattatCCCAAGATTTTCCAATTTAGGAAGGCACATAGTGTTGACAACTTTGTTGCTTAATAAAATCTTAGGTGGAATGTCAATAAAGCAAAATTACATCTTCACAGAAATTACCTGACCACCAGTATCAGAATCACGACCAAGTTCCATGTTTTCACCTCTAATAAGCCCATGAATACTGcatcaattttaaattatgattaaaataataatcagaacTTGCACACTCAAAAGAATCAAAAGTGATATAATGAAAAGTTATCTGTAAGGTGCATGGGCTATCTGTAAGGTGCATCAATTCTAAATGATTACCTCAGATAATAACTCCTATCAAAGCTATATAAAATGCATGTTTGCTAGAAGCATGCGATTGCTGTAAAAGCACATAATTTTATGACGCTCAAATTGTTGGTCAgagcatgatttgatgaatgCACCTCTTAAAACTTAACAGCCAAAACATTGGTATGAACTactaaatgaaaaagaaaaagaaggctctctgtaaaaaaaaaagagaatacaCATGAAACCTAAAAAAAACTCTGTGAGTTCATGGAGCTTGAGAATTGAATATGATTCCCATTCTCCTTATGTTTATGCACATAGTTTGTCCGGATCACAAGCCCAAGAAATAACATGGTTCAGCCATTCAAGAATAGATTTGAAGATGAGAAACGAATGATTTTGGGATTTTATGGCAGTCATATATACGATCCCTAAAATTCCATATAAAAAGTTCCAGCTGCAAGGTAAGTCTCATGCCTGATCAAAACTATGTATAATTTCTTGTCCTTGTGTTGACTAGCCCAAGCCTCAATAGCATCAACTGAACTGACCCTGGACAATTTTCCTTTTGTGCTGCCACCACGAGAAGACAGATCAGCCACATGATCTCCTTTTTCTCCTTCTGAAAGATCTTCAGACATATCAGCAGTTGCATCACGGCGGGCTCTTTCACGTTCAAGACGACGTTTAGAAATCTGCTGAGCTTCTTCACTCTCAATCTACATAAGAACAAAATGAGTAGCTGCAAACCTAAAAATCACACACTCCTCCTGAAATATAGACATAAAAGCTAGAGtcgaaaattttgaaaaaaaaaggactaaTTTTCCTTCACTTTCAAACTTAAGAACAGAGAAGATAACAGATAAATCTTATTAAATATGATCCATTCCGTTCCAGGTTACAATCATACTAAAGAACTACAGTatgcaaataatacaatttGAACAATGAGCAATGCGATATAATAACTtcctaaacaaagaaaaaaagaatgaaattagcATTTCTCATTACATCTTTTGACATTGAATAAAGCTTCTACCACGAAAACTTTTCATGAATCACTACAAATTGATACCCTCACTAAATAGTTGTTGCAGGCATATAAGGCTGCTCAACTATTCTAAGCCCACAAACTTGTTTGAATCTTCACAGGACAGCACAAGTCTAAGTTGAGCTCCAAAGAGCACCATAATCATAAAGATCCTTACGATATGTTCAAGGAAGTCCATTGCCCTTTCTCCACTGCTATTGAACTAAATCAGGTGTTCAATATAAAAGTAAATACAAATCTCCTTAAGCAGAATTCTATATGGTAGTTGAATACATTAAGGATTTAAGCACAAGTTTAACTGGAAGCTGAATGCTGATTTAAAGAATCTCATGTacctatataaaattttatagatGAGATTACAAAACCCTTgaatttatcaataataatgtGGTTTTCACCACccttaaattttatatagacaTGGGTATCTTATTATGTCAAACTCATAGATacattactaaaataaataaattttgttttgatagtTGAATAATTTAGCATCCTCCTACTTTCATTTTCAATCATCATCCTTCTGCTTCTCTTTATAATAGTCTTTCAATCCTACATTTCTCTCTAAACTGGATCTGATCAATGAAATTAAACTAAAGACGACACTTGATTCAGGAGGCATGTTGAAAGCAGTTAAACATGGAACGCTGAAAGGGCAAGCTCCACAAGGTATTCCGTTCAAATAATCAGATAGAACTACGACTAACAGCATGAGCAGAACAAAACATAATACCTGTTTCTTCTTGCGAGCAAGATTCCAGATCCTCCAGCACATGTTCTCCAACCTTGTGTTCCTCTCCTGTGGACCCCTTGTTGATGCAGCCTACCACATTTTACAAAAAAGCAAAACTTCAAATTAAGAAGAATTCCCACAGACAAGCCAAACTTAAACAAACATATGTGACCAAACAGTTAAGTGGAAAGAAACTGGAGAATGAGTACCGCAATATACTAAAGATAAGTGTGAAAACATGATcccaaatcaaaattttgataaataaagaAGTCAAATTAATGAATTGGTGAGCATTCCAATAACATCAAAAAATAAGAGTAGACTttaaaacacaaacacaaaaaggaagaaagaaaaaaaaaatcagcactCATTTCAGCAAACATcaatacaaaaattaagaattatagGGAAAAGCCCAAGCCTCATCAAATCACAGAACACAATTCTGAAGAATTAaaacccacacacacacacacacatacacacagtCACCAAGTTAACAATCCAAAAATCCAATCTTCAATCAACTTCTCAACACCAAGatatcaaataaaatgaaaattcagaaaatcaACTCACTGAATCctgaaaaaccaaaataaaaaaaataaacaaacagtAACCAAGAAGGGGGAAAAACCTCAACTTTAGCCACTTTACCGGAAGATAAAAtactcaaacaaaacaaaatccacAAACTCAATCACATtcaattaaatcaaaagaaaagaaaaaactacaAACAGAGGAGCAATCACaggaattaaaaacaaaaaacaaaagagaaaacgAAGTCCAGATCAGTAGAAGACACCAACCCGAACCCAAGACTTATAAAGGTCCGTCTCATCGAAGCCAGTGATAACTTCCTCGACGAAGTATCTAGTGGGGCTGAATCTGCCGCGCTCCCGGAGCAACAACGACTTCTTGTCCGCCCCGATCCCTGGCCCAGAGTCCAGGATCGCCTCCAAGTAGCTGTTTATCCAATCGTTCCCCGCCATCGCCgacgagctcgagctcgagctcgcacgcgagagagagagagagagagagagagagagagagagagaatgaagacggtggagaagaagagagaagttCGTTTCGTATTAAAAGGATTCCAAAAGGAACTCTTTTGCATTTATACCCCCGTTAACTGTCATAATTGCATAAGCAttcttgtgaatatttttaagattttttttttcttgtatacaCCCCtcaaaattatcttaatttaattttttttcctgtgAATATTTCTAAATGTTTTGGTTTAATGCTAAAAGTTTCATAGCTCTGTAGCATTAGGCCATCCACTGTAAAAAAATTGGGCACAATAACAATAATGAGTCTTTTGTTGAGACGTGTGAATTACGTGCCATCAAGTTCAGTTGTGCTCTCACTCGTAACAAACATGTGTTTGTCATATttattacacacacacacatatatatatatatataccttataTACacctttaaaatatattatgcattatataaataatgacttttaataataaaaaagaattttatttaaatttctaaaccATCTCTCGCATGTTAATTTTTAGGATTTagatataatgaataaaataaatttaatttttttagagtatatattcataaatattaacttaataacttatatatataatttttagccatttaacatataataatatattttaatgatatatagGGTAAAGATCTATACATATGTaaataactcaaattttatataatatatatggtaGTTAGCTTTATTAAAGGGTATACACATAATTGGGTGAATTTTCAgtggtacatatatataattataaattaatgattatacTTTGTATTCATAActaaaaataatgttaattgGAGTTATgtgaatttaaaaatcaatattaagatttttttttgtttaattgggAGATTTGCAAATtatgatttagatttttttttatcatttatattccTCATGTATCAATTTCTAAACATTTAATATtctatatatagttatatatttttattatgctttttcttttttcttttcaataaaaatgatttataaaaatttatattttaaaaatatttttatctatataacttttataattatacatttaaaaaagataggtgagaaagaaaaatttacaacatttatgtgaaaacaaaaggattttTCATGAAGTAAATTAATGTTTGAGTATAATAATCCATGTTCATCGGAGGGGAATCTAAGCAAGAAAATCAACTCAACGTATAAATTTGAActagtgtgtgtatatgtaaaaTGATGGCTTAATACATGCATACGAATTTAAATTTGGATTCATATTAAATAGATTATTTATAACTATATTAttgttaagataatgatgtttattttagtttggttaggatatctttgatttaaatatttaagttagttgtgctttgattaaaactcaaattagtagagattatttttttagaattttgcctttataaagattatgaataaagtgtgcagtttttctcatctttttttaaGTTATCAGTGGTATCAAGAGCGGGAGAGTTTTTGTAGTGAAGAAATTCACGAATGTCGCAAACAACTTTCATGAACCATCTATTCCACGCTTTTGATGGTCACTACGATCATTGGAGCATGTTGatgaaaaatttcttaaaattcaAGGAGTATTGGAATATTATTGAATTCGGAGTGGCAAAACCGGATGTTGGAGTGATACCACAGCGGAAGGAACTTGAGGCATCAAAGTTGAAAGATTTGAAGGCGAAGAATTACTTATTTCAGACCATTGATCGATCTATTTTGGAGACGATTCTTTACAAAGAAACCTCCAAGGATATATGGgattcgatgaagaaaaaaatatcaaggctCATCAAGAGTGAAGTGTGCACAACTTCAAGCCTTGAGAAGGAATTTTGAAAATCTACGGATGAAGGATGGAGAATCGTAACAACTATTTTAGCAAGAACCATGGGATTAGCCAATAATATGCAGCTTTACATGGGAGAAGATGGATGATGTCACTATTGTTGAAAAAGATATTACGATCTTTGACAACAAAAATTTGACTACATAATTTGCTCGATCGaagaatcaaaggacatagatgcaCTCTCAATTGATGAACTTCAAAGCTCTTTTATTAGTTCATGCGAAAGTAATCGTAATTTTTTACTCGAGGAGCAAGCTTTGAAGGCCTCCACAACCAACAACTTCTCAATATTACGAGGTAGAGGTCGAGgtggaagtagaagaagaggaagagcaAATAGAGGCTACAGAAGTAGCAACAGAAATATTGATGATGGTTATCAATAAAGTAAAGGAAGAGAACGAGGTCAACAGtttgataaatctaaaatttagTGCTTTAGATTTCATCGATTTGGTCATTACCGTTCTGAATGTTATACCAAGCTATCTAATGACAAAGATAAAggaga from Dioscorea cayenensis subsp. rotundata cultivar TDr96_F1 chromosome 9, TDr96_F1_v2_PseudoChromosome.rev07_lg8_w22 25.fasta, whole genome shotgun sequence includes these protein-coding regions:
- the LOC120268399 gene encoding LOW QUALITY PROTEIN: peroxidase 40-like (The sequence of the model RefSeq protein was modified relative to this genomic sequence to represent the inferred CDS: deleted 1 base in 1 codon), which gives rise to MAASLLRLHFHDCFVLGCDASVLLDDTQNLVGEKTAGPNQNSLRGFDVIDSIKSELELTCPQTVSCADTLAIAARDSVLLSGGPTWEVEMGRKDSRTASLNGANNNIPGPNSTLTILINKFNNVGLSSKDMVALSGAHTIGKARCATFTGRLSGSNNAGEPPITNTEFIQSLQQLCTGGSSTLATLDLTTPATFDNNYYSNILSGQGLLPSDQALLTDNADIALLVEAYAMDPFAFFDDFTKAMVNMGRLGMAGEDSGEVRRNCRFVNQ
- the LOC120268866 gene encoding LOW QUALITY PROTEIN: probable sucrose-phosphate synthase 1 (The sequence of the model RefSeq protein was modified relative to this genomic sequence to represent the inferred CDS: deleted 1 base in 1 codon), which encodes MAGNDWINSYLEAILDSGPGIGADKKSLLLRERGRFSPTRYFVEEVITGFDETDLYKSWVRAASTRGPQERNTRLENMCWRIWNLARKKKQIESEEAQQISKRRLERERARRDATADMSEDLSEGEKGDHVADLSSRGGSTKGKLSRVSSVDAIEAWASQHKDKKLYIVLISIHGLIRGENMELGRDSDTGGQVKYVVELARALAAMPGVYRVDLLTRQILAPDVDWSYGEPTEMLAPRNPESLVHELGESSGAYIVRIPFGPKDKYIPKELLWPHIQEFVDGALSHILQMSKVLGEQIGGGEPVWPVAIHGHYADAGDSAALLSGALNVPMLFTGHSLGRDKLDQLLRQGRQTREEINATYKIMRRIEAEELALDSSDIIITSTRQEIDEQWQLYDGFDVILDRKLRARIKRGVSCHGRFMPRMCIIPPGMEFHHIVVHDTDMDDDVEGNEESPATPDPPIWFEIMRFFSNPRKPMILALARPDPKKNLITLVKAFGECRPLRELANLTLIMGNREDIDEMSTTNASMLTSILKMIDKYDLYGQVAYPKHHKQSDVPEIYRLAAKTKGVFINPAFIEPFGLTLIEAAAHGLPIVATKNGGPVDIHRVLDNGLLVDPHDQHAIADALLKLVADKNLWAQCRQNGLKNIHLFSWPEHCKTYLSRIATCRPRQPRWRRSYDLFENSESESPGDSLRDIQDLSLNLKLSVDGEKAEDSGSLGNTLDIMNKIDFSKKIEEKSNASKLPILRRRKHIFVIAVDTDTETDFIEAVKSIFDAACEDRISGSIGFVLSTALTISEIHSVLMLGGIPATDFDAFICNSGSELYYPSANSEDLLSPFDLPFDLDLDYNSQIEFRWGGDGLRKTLIRWAATVVDKKGEVEEQVVIEDKQRSASYCHAFEVRNPSLAPSSKEIRKMMRTQALRCNVIYSHDGTKLHFIPVLASRPQALRYLYVRWGIELSNMVIFVGENGDSDYEGFLGGVHKTVILSTLCHNTEHKELHANRGYPLQDVVAFDSPNIIRTGSACGSSDIKLALCKLGILSD